In the genome of Zonotrichia albicollis isolate bZonAlb1 chromosome 24, bZonAlb1.hap1, whole genome shotgun sequence, one region contains:
- the LOC141731700 gene encoding INO80 complex subunit E-like isoform X2, whose amino-acid sequence MNGASEGDVGGYKRRCRALKRRLKLLLYEQECFQEELRRAQRKLLKVSRDKSFLLDRLLQYENVDDDSSDSEATASSDNSDGDGPKGAEPTPAKRRRSPSPPPSGFGPSPYMMASPPYSPFPAQFPPLPPGGGARPRPAPARRSKGTRRGQPPPPPPPLPFTTGTGGAGLSGGRGPGSPLPPPALAPPPAPPPVPATLPRRLLSDPGEGEGEGSDDPLDGDDELVIDLPE is encoded by the exons ATGAACGGGGCGAGCGAGGGCGATGTCGGTGGCTACAAACGGCGCTGCCGGGCCCTGAAACGGCGCCTGAAGCTGCTGCTCTAC gagcaggaatgtttccaggaggagctgaggagggCCCAGCGCAAACTCCTGAAAGTGTCACGGGATAAAAG TTTCCTCCTGGATCGCCTCCTCCAGTACGAAAACGTCGACGATGATTCCTCAG ACTCAGAGGCGACGGCGTCATCGGACAACAGCGACGGGGACGGCCCCAAGGGGGCGGAGCCAACGCCCGCCAAGAG GCGCCGCTCGCCGTCCCCTCCCCCCTCAGGCTTTGGCCCCTCCCCCTACATG ATGGCGTCGCCGCCCTACAGCCCCTTCCCGGCACAGTTCCCGCCCCTCCCCcctgggggcggggccaggcCACGCCCCGCCCCTGCTCGGCGCAGCAAAGGAACACGGAGGGGGCAG cctcccccgccccctccccctctcccctTCACCACTGGCACGGGAGGGGCGGGGCTATCCGGGGGGCGTGGCCCTGGCTCGCCCCTCCCCCCGCCGGcgctggccccgcccccggccccgccccccgtgCCGGCCACGCTCCCGCGGCGCCTCCTGAGCGACCCCGGcgagggggagggggagggcaGCGATGACCCCCTGGACGGGGACGACGAGCTGGTCATCGACCTGCCC gagtga
- the LOC141731700 gene encoding INO80 complex subunit E-like isoform X6 — MNGASEGDVGGYKRRCRALKRRLKLLLYEQECFQEELRRAQRKLLKVSRDKSFLLDRLLQYENVDDDSSDSEATASSDNSDGDGPKGAEPTPAKRRRSPSPPPSGFGPSPYMMASPPYSPFPAQFPPLPPGGGARPRPAPARRSKGTRRGQPPPPPPPLPFTTGTGGAGLSGGRGPGSPLPPPALAPPPAPPPVPATLPRRLLSDPGEGEGEGSDDPLDGDDELVIDLPE; from the exons ATGAACGGGGCGAGCGAGGGCGATGTCGGTGGCTACAAACGGCGCTGCCGGGCCCTGAAACGGCGCCTGAAGCTGCTGCTCTAC gagcaggaatgtttccaggaggagctgaggagggCCCAGCGCAAACTCCTGAAAGTGTCACGGGATAAAAG TTTCCTCCTGGATCGCCTCCTCCAGTACGAAAACGTCGACGATGATTCCTCAG ACTCAGAGGCGACGGCGTCATCGGACAACAGCGACGGGGACGGCCCCAAGGGGGCGGAGCCAACGCCCGCCAAGAG GCGCCGCTCGCCGTCCCCTCCCCCCTCAGGCTTTGGCCCCTCCCCCTACATG ATGGCGTCGCCGCCCTACAGCCCCTTCCCGGCACAGTTCCCGCCCCTCCCCcctgggggcggggccaggcCACGCCCCGCCCCTGCTCGGCGCAGCAAAGGAACACGGAGGGGGCAG cctcccccgccccctccccctctcccctTCACCACTGGCACGGGAGGGGCGGGGCTATCCGGGGGGCGTGGCCCTGGCTCGCCCCTCCCCCCGCCGGcgctggccccgcccccggccccgccccccgtgCCGGCCACGCTCCCGCGGCGCCTCCTGAGCGACCCCGGcgagggggagggggagggcaGCGATGACCCCCTGGACGGGGACGACGAGCTGGTCATCGAC CTGCCCgagtga
- the LOC141731700 gene encoding INO80 complex subunit E-like isoform X1, translating to MNGASEGDVGGYKRRCRALKRRLKLLLYEQECFQEELRRAQRKLLKVSRDKSFLLDRLLQYENVDDDSSDSEATASSDNSDGDGPKGAEPTPAKRRRSPSPPPSGFGPSPYMMASPPYSPFPAQFPPLPPGGGARPRPAPARRSKGTRRGQPPPPPPPLPFTTGTGGAGLSGGRGPGSPLPPPALAPPPAPPPVPATLPRRLLSDPGEGEGEGSDDPLDGDDELVIDLPE from the exons ATGAACGGGGCGAGCGAGGGCGATGTCGGTGGCTACAAACGGCGCTGCCGGGCCCTGAAACGGCGCCTGAAGCTGCTGCTCTAC gagcaggaatgtttccaggaggagctgaggagggCCCAGCGCAAACTCCTGAAAGTGTCACGGGATAAAAG TTTCCTCCTGGATCGCCTCCTCCAGTACGAAAACGTCGACGATGATTCCTCAG ACTCAGAGGCGACGGCGTCATCGGACAACAGCGACGGGGACGGCCCCAAGGGGGCGGAGCCAACGCCCGCCAAGAG GCGCCGCTCGCCGTCCCCTCCCCCCTCAGGCTTTGGCCCCTCCCCCTACATG ATGGCGTCGCCGCCCTACAGCCCCTTCCCGGCACAGTTCCCGCCCCTCCCCcctgggggcggggccaggcCACGCCCCGCCCCTGCTCGGCGCAGCAAAGGAACACGGAGGGGGCAG cctcccccgccccctccccctctcccctTCACCACTGGCACGGGAGGGGCGGGGCTATCCGGGGGGCGTGGCCCTGGCTCGCCCCTCCCCCCGCCGGcgctggccccgcccccggccccgccccccgtgCCGGCCACGCTCCCGCGGCGCCTCCTGAGCGACCCCGGcgagggggagggggagggcaGCGATGACCCCCTGGACGGGGACGACGAGCTGGTCATCGACCTGCCCgagtga
- the LOC141731700 gene encoding INO80 complex subunit E-like isoform X4: protein MNGASEGDVGGYKRRCRALKRRLKLLLYEQECFQEELRRAQRKLLKVSRDKSFLLDRLLQYENVDDDSSDSEATASSDNSDGDGPKGAEPTPAKRRRSPSPPPSGFGPSPYMMASPPYSPFPAQFPPLPPGGGARPRPAPARRSKGTRRGQPPPPPPPLPFTTGTGGAGLSGGRGPGSPLPPPALAPPPAPPPVPATLPRRLLSDPGEGEGEGSDDPLDGDDELVIDLPE, encoded by the exons ATGAACGGGGCGAGCGAGGGCGATGTCGGTGGCTACAAACGGCGCTGCCGGGCCCTGAAACGGCGCCTGAAGCTGCTGCTCTAC gagcaggaatgtttccaggaggagctgaggagggCCCAGCGCAAACTCCTGAAAGTGTCACGGGATAAAAG TTTCCTCCTGGATCGCCTCCTCCAGTACGAAAACGTCGACGATGATTCCTCAG ACTCAGAGGCGACGGCGTCATCGGACAACAGCGACGGGGACGGCCCCAAGGGGGCGGAGCCAACGCCCGCCAAGAG GCGCCGCTCGCCGTCCCCTCCCCCCTCAGGCTTTGGCCCCTCCCCCTACATG ATGGCGTCGCCGCCCTACAGCCCCTTCCCGGCACAGTTCCCGCCCCTCCCCcctgggggcggggccaggcCACGCCCCGCCCCTGCTCGGCGCAGCAAAGGAACACGGAGGGGGCAG cctcccccgccccctccccctctcccctTCACCACTGGCACGGGAGGGGCGGGGCTATCCGGGGGGCGTGGCCCTGGCTCGCCCCTCCCCCCGCCGGcgctggccccgcccccggccccgccccccgtgCCGGCCACGCTCCCGCGGCGCCTCCTGAGCGACCCCGGcgagggggagggggagggcaGCGATGACCCCCTGGACGGGGACGACGAGCTGGTCATCGAC CTGCCCGAGTGA
- the LOC141731700 gene encoding INO80 complex subunit E-like isoform X8, with the protein MNGASEGDVGGYKRRCRALKRRLKLLLYEQECFQEELRRAQRKLLKVSRDKSFLLDRLLQYENVDDDSSDSEATASSDNSDGDGPKGAEPTPAKRRRSPSPPPSGFGPSPYMMASPPYSPFPAQFPPLPPGGGARPRPAPARRSKGTRRGQPPPPPPPLPFTTGTGGAGLSGGRGPGSPLPPPALAPPPAPPPVPATLPRRLLSDPGEGEGEGSDDPLDGDDELVIDLPE; encoded by the exons ATGAACGGGGCGAGCGAGGGCGATGTCGGTGGCTACAAACGGCGCTGCCGGGCCCTGAAACGGCGCCTGAAGCTGCTGCTCTAC gagcaggaatgtttccaggaggagctgaggagggCCCAGCGCAAACTCCTGAAAGTGTCACGGGATAAAAG TTTCCTCCTGGATCGCCTCCTCCAGTACGAAAACGTCGACGATGATTCCTCAG ACTCAGAGGCGACGGCGTCATCGGACAACAGCGACGGGGACGGCCCCAAGGGGGCGGAGCCAACGCCCGCCAAGAG GCGCCGCTCGCCGTCCCCTCCCCCCTCAGGCTTTGGCCCCTCCCCCTACATG ATGGCGTCGCCGCCCTACAGCCCCTTCCCGGCACAGTTCCCGCCCCTCCCCcctgggggcggggccaggcCACGCCCCGCCCCTGCTCGGCGCAGCAAAGGAACACGGAGGGGGCAG cctcccccgccccctccccctctcccctTCACCACTGGCACGGGAGGGGCGGGGCTATCCGGGGGGCGTGGCCCTGGCTCGCCCCTCCCCCCGCCGGcgctggccccgcccccggccccgccccccgtgCCGGCCACGCTCCCGCGGCGCCTCCTGAGCGACCCCGGcgagggggagggggagggcaGCGATGACCCCCTGGACGGGGACGACGAGCTGGTCATCGAC CTGCccgagtga